A portion of the Bradysia coprophila strain Holo2 unplaced genomic scaffold, BU_Bcop_v1 contig_297, whole genome shotgun sequence genome contains these proteins:
- the LOC119078501 gene encoding voltage-gated hydrogen channel 1-like, producing the protein METDDDVRDKVDCQIPVAVQQEDPLLCGVKMSEIRGIAESRLHTRRLSRRTSSFLNIPSHDELKDESFRGKCTRMIHSFKFQAVVIGFVLLDCVFVIAELIVDLRITKGEVCDRVTCAPIKKDHSLSLVLQSLSLAILSLFMIELMFKLWALRFKFFESKMEIFDAIIVIVSWSLDIAFFHHVDDANAISMLIFLRMWRLIRIVHAIAVSMITPVIHQLETAEHAHHVTEVKLEKLTDYTQELEAEIEELRDLLVNCDRSLPRSRVKPTTADVKDL; encoded by the exons ATGGAAACAGACGATGATGTTCGTGATAAAGTAGACTGTCAGATACCTGTTGCTGTGCAGCAGGAAGAT CCCTTACTATGTGGTGTAAAAATGTCGGAAATCAGAGGAATCGCCGAAAGTCGTTTGCATACAAGAAGACTCTCCCGGCGAACATCGTCCTTCTTAAACATTCCATCACACGATGAACTGAAAGACGAATCATTCCGTGGCAAATGTACGCGAATGATACATTCGTTCAAATTTCAG GCGGTGGTGATTGGTTTCGTTTTGCTCGACTGTGTCTTTGTCATTGCCGAGCTAATCGTAGATCTGAGAATTACAAAAg GCGAAGTGTGTGATAGAGTGACCTGTGCACCAATTAAAAAGGACCATTCATTAAGCTTG GTTCTTCAATCACTGAGTCTGGCCATTCTATCCTTGTTCATGATCGAATTGATGTTCAAACTATGGGCGCTGCGATTCAAGTTTTTCGAATCAAAAATGGAAATCTTCGATGCCATCATTGTCATCGTGTCCTGGTCCCTGGACATTGCTTTCTTCCATCATGTCGACGACGCAAACGCCATTTCAATGTTAATCTTCCTGCGAATGTGGCGTCTGATTCGCATCGTTCATGCAATCGCTGTGTCGATGATAACGCCAGTCATCCATCAACTGGAAACCGCTGAGCACGCTCATCACGTAACAGAGGTCAAACTGGAAAAGCTGACCGATTATACACAAGAACTGGAAGCTGAAATCGAAGAATTGCGAGATTTGTTAGTGAATTGTGATCGATCGCTACCGCGAAGTAGAGTGAAACCAACTACGGCTGATGTTAAGGATCTGTAG
- the LOC119078505 gene encoding NADH dehydrogenase [ubiquinone] 1 subunit C2 — MPMQMPSNWDELFDGEATRPKTFLHDIYLPAMGAAIGFGMMCFANFGTRRPLLSGIQKHFLTAGVFALGTRTIDVWRRDYYAERDASYRHYISLHPEDFPMPERKKFAEVLEEWVPVR; from the exons ATGCCTATGCAAATGCCATCAAATTGGGACGAGCTGTTCGATGGTGAAGCGACTCGACCCAAAACATTTCTCCATGATATCTATTTACCGGCCATGGGCGCTGCTATTGGCTTTGGTATGATGTGTTTCGCCAATTTCGGAACTAGACGTCCACTATTATCAG gCATCCAGAAACACTTTCTCACCGCTGGAGTGTTCGCTCTTGGTACGAGAACCATAGATGTTTGGAGAAGGGACTACTATGCCGAAAGAGATGCAAGCTACCGCCACTACATTTCATTGCATCCGGAGGACTTTCCAATGCCGG AGCGCAAGAAGTTTGCCGAAGTACTCGAAGAATGGGTACCGGTTCGATAA
- the LOC119078500 gene encoding beta-1,3-galactosyltransferase 1-like isoform X2 → MGLIVALSSLKNSHFLPNQLVKWKVVLLLSLTTLLIIYVRVLYLSPMVPVYPIDLSKLNQTINHSHHRPKTKVTFMNKDLCVSPPIQNKNLKTAVIVVLSARANFNQRNLVRQTYGSVKYANNVQILALIFMLSQSGVQANNETENKKLEAEREQFADTMMGDFVDSYRNLTLKTIMAYEWLTEHCRQAQFVVKTDDDVIVDIFKLTHQLDSFSPADMASSNIWCWIHFKEDTIKDENSIYYAPAADFPSGKFPEHCGGVGYIAPFGVIERIMNDISNSFPGRVSTHEDVFITGVVPAHINSMASYLWPNSEPITRVSQPESVSYVFQNGRDDKDDFMKNFVKNATMDTEVKNLDTFRERFGKRIFFLISHNKEFEMIYRRLWEIIKKTVST, encoded by the exons ATGGGATTAATCGTTGCATTATCTAGTCTGAAAAATAGTCACTTTCTACCAAATCAGTTAGTGAAGTGGAAAGTGGTGCTCCTGCTAAGTTTGACC ACTTTATTGATCATATACGTTAGAGTGTTATATCTGAGTCCCATGGTACCTGTATATCCGATCGATCTATCAAAACTAAACCAAACAATCAACCACTCTCATCATCGTCCGAAAACGAAAGTTACTTTTATGAACAAAGATCTGTGTGTGTCACCTcccattcaaaataaaaatctgaaaactGCAGTGATTGTAGTACTGTCAGCTAGAGCAAATTTCAATCAAAGAAATTTAGTGCGCCAGACCTATGGTTCTGTTAAATATGCAAACAATGTGCAAATTCTAGCATTGATTTTTATGCTGTCTCAATCGGGCGTACAAGCCAATAATGAGACTGAGAATAAAAAGCTAGAAGCGGAACGAGAACAGTTTGCAGACACTATGATGGgcgattttgttgattcgtaCAGGAACTTGACGCTCAAAACGATTATGGCCTACGAGTGGCTAACTGAACATTGTCGTCAGGCTCAATTTGTGGTGAAAACCGATGATGATGTCATCGTTGACATTTTTAAACTCACCCATCAATTAGATTCATTCTCACCGGCTGACATGGCATCGTCGAACATTTGGTGCTGGATACATTTTAAGGAAGATACGATTAAAGATGAGAACAGCATATATTATGCTCCAGCCGCGGATTTTCCCAGTGGTAAGTTCCCTGAACATTGCGGTGGAGTTGGTTACATAGCACCATTTGGGGTGATCGAACGGATTATGAACGACATTTCGAATTCATTTCCCGGGAGAGTTTCTACTCATGAAGATGTGTTTATAACAGGAGTTGTACCGGCGCACATCAATTCAATGGCAAGCTATCTCTGGCCAAACTCTGAGCCCATCACGCGTGTAAGTCAACCAGAATCGGTCAGCtatgtttttcaaaatggaCGAGACGATAAAGACGATTTTATGaagaattttgtcaaaaatgCCACCATGGACACGgaagttaaaaatttagatACTTTTCGGGAACGGTTCGGCAAACGAATTTTCTTCCTAATTTCTCATAATAAAGAGTTTGAAATGATTTATCGGCGATTATGggaaataataaagaaaactgTTTCAACATAA
- the LOC119078499 gene encoding galectin-4-like isoform X1: MAGLLFVVCSAIDELYRIGQVFIQSDGSFERCWKYVLETRHENFIKRYLAYLDDNNSALDKNEFDNSIVPSSSSGNNEENKFWWGSTPDNIMAYQEIYEFTPYDVVDYASIKSGDMVGARLNRESGLIYSCSNLKDVVPGASYYITGNILNNCERFAINFSYDACGRDIALHVNPRLPQNYIVRNCKINGHWGTEEVTSALPFCLERGKRFALQVLLTEGEFYISFNGTHFAAFKHRLPYNRIQCLQVKGDVSDVTVEYGNVLEYPDRLSGDDSGTINDIPVVNYLTTEDVAENLQNAKDNFIQMPYYGKINSQFNLGTRLHIIGRVKVLPHSFFVNFQRGDKIWPHPIIAFHFNPRFAMVGGKHVICRNSWFDGKWDREERSEIKTDFMPSRTFHLIFQITDSSYHVYLNDKFISEYQFRVKADIVDTVYIQGDIKLKAVIFERQQRPDENL; encoded by the exons ATGGCTGGATTGTTGTTCGTTGTGTGCAGTGCGATCGACGAACTGTATCGCATTGGACAAGTTTTCATTCAGTCTGACGGTTCATTTGAACGGTGCTGGAAATACGTTCTAGAGACACGCCACGAAAACTTTATTAAACGATACTTGGCTTATCTGGATGACAATAATAGTGCATTAGACAAGAACGAGTTCGATAACAGTATCGTACCATCATCGTCGTCAGGAAataacgaagaaaataaattttggtggGGCAGTACACCGGACAACATAATGGCTTATCaagaaatttatgaattcaCCCCGTATGATGTTGTTGATTACGCAAGCATAAAA TCTGGTGATATGGTCGGTGCCCGATTGAATCGAGAGAGTGGACTTATTTATAGTTGCAGTAATCTGAAGGATGTCGTACCCGGCGCTAGTTACTACATTACTGGAAATATTCTAAATAATTGCGAAAG ATTCGCCATCAACTTTTCCTACGATGCATGCGGTCGAGATATTGCTCTTCACGTCAATCCTCGACTCCCTCAAAATTACATCGTCCGCAACTGTAAAATCAATGGCCATTGGGGTACGGAAGAAGTAACGTCGGCACTGCCGTTTTGTTTAGAACGCGGCAAACGGTTTGCCTTACAAGTTCTGCTGACCGAaggtgaattttatatttcgttCAATGGTACACACTTTGCTGCCTTCAAACATAGACTTCCGTACAACCGAATCCAGTGTCTTCAAGTGAAAGGTGATGTGTCTGATGTGACGGTAGAATATGGAAATGTGCTCGAATATCCGGATCGGCTGAGTGGAGATGATAGCGGAACGATCAACGATATTCCGGTGGTGAACTACTTAACAACCGAAGATGTTGCCGAAAATTTACAGAATGCCAAAGATAATTTCATCCAAATGCCATACTACGGCAAGATAAACAGTCAATTCAATTTAGGCACCAGATTGCACATTATCGGCAGGGTCAAAGTTCTAcctcattcgtttttcgtgaATTTCCAACGGGGTGACAAAATCTGGCCACATCCCATCATCGCCTTCCATTTCAATCCTCGATTTGCTATGGTCGGCGGTAAGCATGTCATCTGCCGAAACTCGTGGTTCGACGGTAAATGGGACCGCGAAGAGCGATCGGAAATAAAAACAGACTTTATGCCGAGTCGGacgtttcatttgatatttcaGATAACTGACTCGTCATACCATGTCTACTTGAACGATAAATTCATTTCCGAGTATCAGTTTCGCGTGAAAGCCGACATTGTGGACACGGTGTACATTCAAGGcgatataaaattgaaagctGTGATCTTTGAGCGACAACAGAGGCCCGATGAGAATTTGTAA
- the LOC119078500 gene encoding beta-1,3-galactosyltransferase 1-like isoform X1, which produces MGLFVVLSSLKNCHFLPNQLVKWKVVLLLSLTTLLIVYVRVLYLSPMVPVYPIDLSKLNQTINQSHHRPKTKVTFMNKDLCVSPPIQNKNLKTAVIVVLSARTNFNQRNLVRQTYGSVKYANNVQILALIFMLSQSGAQANNEAENKKLEVEREQFGDTMMGDFVDSYRNLTLKTIMAYEWLTEHCRQAQFVVKTDDDVIVNIFELTNKMDSFSPADMASSNIWCWIHFNEDTIKNETSRFYAPAVDFPSGKFPEHCGGVGYITPFGVIERIMNDISNSFPGRVSTHEDVFITGVVPAHINSMASYLWPNPEPIKRVNELQSVSYVFQNGRDDKDDFMKNFVKNATMDTEVKNLDTFRERFGKRIFFLISHNKEFEMIYRRLWEIIKKTFST; this is translated from the exons ATGGGATTATTCGTTGTATTATCTAGTCTGAAAAATTGTCACTTTTTACCAAATCAATTAGTGAAGTGGAAAGTGGTGCTACTGCTAAGTTTAACC ACTTTATTGATCGTATACGTTAGAGTGTTATATCTGAGTCCCATGGTACCTGTATATCCAATCGATCTATCAAAACTAAACCAAACAATCAACCAATCTCATCATCGTCCGAAAACGAAAGTTACTTTTATGAACAAAGATCTGTGTGTGTCACCTcccattcaaaataaaaatctgaaaactGCAGTGATTGTAGTACTGTCAgctagaacaaatttcaatcaaagAAATTTAGTGCGCCAGACCTATGGTTCTGTTAAATATGCAAACAATGTGCAAATTCTAGCATTGATTTTTATGCTGTCTCAATCGGGCGCACAAGCCAATAATGAGGCTGAGAATAAAAAGCTAGAAGTGGAACGAGAACAGTTTGGAGACACCATGATGGgagattttgttgattcgtaCAGGAACTTGACGCTCAAAACGATTATGGCCTACGAGTGGCTAACTGAACATTGTCGACAAGCTCAATTTGTGGTGAAAACCGATGATGATGTCATCGTTAACATTTTTGAACTAACTAATAAAATGGATTCATTCTCACCGGCTGACATGGCATCGTCGAACATTTGGTGCTGGATACATTTTAACGAAGATACAATCAAAAATGAGACCAGCAGATTTTATGCTCCCGCCGTGGATTTTCCCAGCGGCAAGTTCCCCGAACATTGCGGTGGAGTTGGTTACATAACACCATTTGGGGTGATCGAACGGATTATGAACGACATTTCGAATTCATTTCCCGGGAGAGTTTCTACTCATGAAGATGTGTTTATAACAGGAGTTGTACCGGCGCACATCAATTCAATGGCAAGCTATCTCTGGCCAAACCCTGAGCCCATCAAACGTGTTAATGAGCTGCAGTCGGTCAGCtatgtttttcaaaatggaCGAGACGATAAAGACGATTTTATGaagaattttgtcaaaaatgCCACCATGGACACGGAAGTTAAAAATTTGGATACTTTTCGGGAACGGTTCGGCAAACGAATTTTCTTCCTAATTTCTCATAATAAAGAGTTTGAAATGATTTATCGGCGATTATGggaaataataaagaaaactttttcaacatAA
- the LOC119078499 gene encoding galectin-4-like isoform X2 — protein MCLKRCFRKFFFCTKYNDDDCEEEQFITSGDMVGARLNRESGLIYSCSNLKDVVPGASYYITGNILNNCERFAINFSYDACGRDIALHVNPRLPQNYIVRNCKINGHWGTEEVTSALPFCLERGKRFALQVLLTEGEFYISFNGTHFAAFKHRLPYNRIQCLQVKGDVSDVTVEYGNVLEYPDRLSGDDSGTINDIPVVNYLTTEDVAENLQNAKDNFIQMPYYGKINSQFNLGTRLHIIGRVKVLPHSFFVNFQRGDKIWPHPIIAFHFNPRFAMVGGKHVICRNSWFDGKWDREERSEIKTDFMPSRTFHLIFQITDSSYHVYLNDKFISEYQFRVKADIVDTVYIQGDIKLKAVIFERQQRPDENL, from the exons ATGTGCTTGAAACGATGTTTTAGGAAATTCTTTTTCTGTACAAAATACAACGATGACGACTGCGAGGAGGAACAATTTATTACG TCTGGTGATATGGTCGGTGCCCGATTGAATCGAGAGAGTGGACTTATTTATAGTTGCAGTAATCTGAAGGATGTCGTACCCGGCGCTAGTTACTACATTACTGGAAATATTCTAAATAATTGCGAAAG ATTCGCCATCAACTTTTCCTACGATGCATGCGGTCGAGATATTGCTCTTCACGTCAATCCTCGACTCCCTCAAAATTACATCGTCCGCAACTGTAAAATCAATGGCCATTGGGGTACGGAAGAAGTAACGTCGGCACTGCCGTTTTGTTTAGAACGCGGCAAACGGTTTGCCTTACAAGTTCTGCTGACCGAaggtgaattttatatttcgttCAATGGTACACACTTTGCTGCCTTCAAACATAGACTTCCGTACAACCGAATCCAGTGTCTTCAAGTGAAAGGTGATGTGTCTGATGTGACGGTAGAATATGGAAATGTGCTCGAATATCCGGATCGGCTGAGTGGAGATGATAGCGGAACGATCAACGATATTCCGGTGGTGAACTACTTAACAACCGAAGATGTTGCCGAAAATTTACAGAATGCCAAAGATAATTTCATCCAAATGCCATACTACGGCAAGATAAACAGTCAATTCAATTTAGGCACCAGATTGCACATTATCGGCAGGGTCAAAGTTCTAcctcattcgtttttcgtgaATTTCCAACGGGGTGACAAAATCTGGCCACATCCCATCATCGCCTTCCATTTCAATCCTCGATTTGCTATGGTCGGCGGTAAGCATGTCATCTGCCGAAACTCGTGGTTCGACGGTAAATGGGACCGCGAAGAGCGATCGGAAATAAAAACAGACTTTATGCCGAGTCGGacgtttcatttgatatttcaGATAACTGACTCGTCATACCATGTCTACTTGAACGATAAATTCATTTCCGAGTATCAGTTTCGCGTGAAAGCCGACATTGTGGACACGGTGTACATTCAAGGcgatataaaattgaaagctGTGATCTTTGAGCGACAACAGAGGCCCGATGAGAATTTGTAA
- the LOC119078500 gene encoding beta-1,3-galactosyltransferase 1-like isoform X3 encodes MGLFVVLSSLKNCHFLPNQLVKWKVVLLLSLTTLLIIYVRVLYLSPMVPVYPIDLSKLNQTINHSHHRPKTKVTFMNKDLCVSPPIQNKNLKTAVIVVLSARANFNQRNLVRQTYGSVKYANNVQILALIFMLSQSGVQANNETENKKLEAEREQFADTMMGDFVDSYRNLTLKTIMAYEWLTEHCRQAQFVVKTDDDVIVDIFKLTHQLDSFSPADMASSNIWCWIHFKEDTIKDENSIYYAPAADFPSGKFPEHCGGVGYIAPFGVIERIMNDISNSFPGRVSTHEDVFITGVVPAHINSMASYLWPNSEPITRVSQPESVSYVFQNGRDDKDDFMKNFVKNATMDTEVKNLDTFRERFGKRIFFLISHNKEFEMIYRRLWEIIKKTVST; translated from the exons ATGGGATTATTCGTTGTATTATCTAGTCTGAAAAATTGTCACTTTTTACCAAATCAATTAGTGAAGTGGAAAGTGGTGCTACTGCTAAGTTTAACC ACTTTATTGATCATATACGTTAGAGTGTTATATCTGAGTCCCATGGTACCTGTATATCCGATCGATCTATCAAAACTAAACCAAACAATCAACCACTCTCATCATCGTCCGAAAACGAAAGTTACTTTTATGAACAAAGATCTGTGTGTGTCACCTcccattcaaaataaaaatctgaaaactGCAGTGATTGTAGTACTGTCAGCTAGAGCAAATTTCAATCAAAGAAATTTAGTGCGCCAGACCTATGGTTCTGTTAAATATGCAAACAATGTGCAAATTCTAGCATTGATTTTTATGCTGTCTCAATCGGGCGTACAAGCCAATAATGAGACTGAGAATAAAAAGCTAGAAGCGGAACGAGAACAGTTTGCAGACACTATGATGGgcgattttgttgattcgtaCAGGAACTTGACGCTCAAAACGATTATGGCCTACGAGTGGCTAACTGAACATTGTCGTCAGGCTCAATTTGTGGTGAAAACCGATGATGATGTCATCGTTGACATTTTTAAACTCACCCATCAATTAGATTCATTCTCACCGGCTGACATGGCATCGTCGAACATTTGGTGCTGGATACATTTTAAGGAAGATACGATTAAAGATGAGAACAGCATATATTATGCTCCAGCCGCGGATTTTCCCAGTGGTAAGTTCCCTGAACATTGCGGTGGAGTTGGTTACATAGCACCATTTGGGGTGATCGAACGGATTATGAACGACATTTCGAATTCATTTCCCGGGAGAGTTTCTACTCATGAAGATGTGTTTATAACAGGAGTTGTACCGGCGCACATCAATTCAATGGCAAGCTATCTCTGGCCAAACTCTGAGCCCATCACGCGTGTAAGTCAACCAGAATCGGTCAGCtatgtttttcaaaatggaCGAGACGATAAAGACGATTTTATGaagaattttgtcaaaaatgCCACCATGGACACGgaagttaaaaatttagatACTTTTCGGGAACGGTTCGGCAAACGAATTTTCTTCCTAATTTCTCATAATAAAGAGTTTGAAATGATTTATCGGCGATTATGggaaataataaagaaaactgTTTCAACATAA